One Thermococcus sp. M39 genomic region harbors:
- a CDS encoding chromosome assembly protein — protein MKILDRFRKNPIEKLSLRELQEEEIRLRNRLERTKKEINNIERKKKQLFQEGVGADVLKKKMLAQEIKSLDMEQKLKLRDFMTAQRQYTLVKNLIIVKRYEKELRKVGIWDKLIKVEPELLERFLIKVNLDGKEFDEMVSSLNRVFEMEIAEFEATEDQTERELMEAWAKVEAGEADTEEVLEKIKEKELSKEMEEF, from the coding sequence ATGAAGATACTAGATAGATTTAGAAAAAACCCGATTGAGAAACTCTCTTTAAGAGAGCTACAGGAGGAGGAGATAAGGCTTAGGAACCGCTTGGAAAGGACAAAAAAGGAGATAAACAACATTGAAAGGAAGAAGAAGCAGCTCTTCCAAGAAGGGGTTGGTGCTGATGTACTAAAGAAGAAGATGTTGGCTCAAGAGATTAAGAGTCTCGATATGGAGCAGAAGCTTAAGTTGAGGGATTTTATGACAGCCCAAAGGCAGTACACCCTCGTGAAGAACCTCATTATTGTTAAGAGGTATGAGAAAGAGCTTAGGAAAGTCGGCATATGGGACAAGCTCATCAAGGTTGAACCAGAACTGCTAGAAAGGTTCCTCATTAAGGTGAACCTTGATGGGAAGGAGTTCGATGAGATGGTCAGCAGCCTCAACCGCGTCTTTGAGATGGAGATTGCAGAGTTTGAAGCCACTGAAGATCAGACGGAAAGAGAACTTATGGAGGCTTGGGCAAAGGTTGAAGCCGGAGAGGCAGATACTGAGGAAGTCCTTGAAAAGATCAAGGAAAAAGAGCTATCAAAAGAGATGGAGGAGTTTTAA